Proteins from a single region of Chryseobacterium scophthalmum:
- a CDS encoding DUF4290 domain-containing protein: MEYNTQKTHLNMPEYGRIIQQLVERCKEVSDKDERNEMAMAIIDFMGQRNPQLRDEENYKHKLWDHLYILANHDLDVDSPYPFPTKEELAEKPKRMEYPKLQGDFKFYGKSILQLIEKAIELEAGDEKEALIEVIANNMKKSYNVYNKEHVTDDVIFRHLKELSQNRLDLTGIESLEKSKIYYATNNNRNNNNKNTNNKNQPAKRRFNNNNNNHKNRR; the protein is encoded by the coding sequence ATGGAATACAATACCCAAAAAACTCATCTCAATATGCCAGAATATGGCAGAATTATACAACAGTTGGTTGAGCGTTGCAAAGAAGTTTCAGACAAAGACGAAAGAAACGAAATGGCAATGGCAATCATTGATTTTATGGGTCAGAGAAACCCACAGCTCCGCGACGAAGAAAATTACAAACATAAACTTTGGGATCACCTCTATATTCTTGCTAATCATGATTTAGATGTAGATTCCCCATATCCTTTCCCTACAAAAGAAGAACTTGCAGAAAAGCCAAAAAGAATGGAATACCCTAAACTTCAGGGAGATTTCAAATTTTATGGAAAAAGTATTCTTCAGTTAATTGAAAAAGCAATCGAGCTTGAAGCAGGCGACGAAAAAGAAGCCTTAATCGAAGTGATTGCCAATAATATGAAAAAGTCTTACAATGTTTACAACAAAGAACATGTAACAGATGATGTGATTTTCCGTCATTTGAAAGAACTTTCGCAAAACAGATTAGACCTTACAGGTATTGAAAGCTTAGAGAAGAGCAAAATCTACTATGCTACCAATAACAACAGGAATAACAACAATAAAAACACAAACAACAAAAACCAACCCGCAAAAAGAAGATTTAACAATAACAACAATAATCATAAGAACAGAAGGTAA
- a CDS encoding thiol-disulfide oxidoreductase DCC family protein has protein sequence MPEIWEQKHIVFFDGECGVCNFWVQWILEKDQKDQFMFASLQSDFGQKFLSERGLETKQFNTLYLWKPHQYYLIKSKAVLKIANLLGGIYNLSVIGKLIPTFISDKIYNKISENRMKLSAQKCFLPDQHQKKKFIEV, from the coding sequence ATGCCGGAAATTTGGGAACAAAAACATATTGTATTTTTTGACGGTGAATGCGGTGTATGCAATTTTTGGGTGCAGTGGATTCTTGAAAAAGATCAAAAAGATCAGTTTATGTTTGCTTCCCTGCAATCAGATTTCGGGCAGAAATTTTTATCGGAAAGAGGTCTGGAAACAAAACAGTTCAACACACTTTATCTTTGGAAACCTCATCAATATTATCTTATTAAATCTAAAGCTGTTCTAAAAATCGCCAATCTTTTAGGCGGAATTTATAATTTATCAGTGATCGGAAAATTGATTCCTACATTTATAAGTGATAAAATTTACAACAAAATTTCTGAAAACAGAATGAAGCTTTCGGCTCAAAAGTGCTTCCTACCCGATCAACATCAGAAAAAGAAATTTATTGAAGTCTGA